In a genomic window of Curtobacterium flaccumfaciens pv. betae:
- a CDS encoding mannitol-1-phosphate 5-dehydrogenase gives MAVTKRAVHIGAGKIGRGFVGQFLVASGYELTFVDVDERVVSALNEAGRFVVHEVGEMPVEHLVYGFRALSSKTDRERVVQAIAEADVVTTAVGARTLPLVAPLIAEGLAARPLERGDVTIVACENAFNATDSLHASIRRAPILEDRDIAAVFANCAIDRIVPDQSGVLGQSGGLDVVLEPFYEWVIERTPFLGSDAEPPTIEGVTWVDDLQPFVERKLYTVNTAHATAAYHGYVRGIRLIREALEDDAVRAEVDGVLAETTALLIAKHGFDPEDHARYVAANLSRIANPHLPDSTARVGRNPLRKLGRRERFVGPASQLAERGLPVEHLLGAVRAALAFDDENDPESIELHALLRSGATAHALTEILTGLMESHPLFPAVRDVVAEVLATQPADV, from the coding sequence ATGGCGGTGACGAAGCGAGCGGTCCACATCGGCGCCGGCAAGATCGGGCGTGGGTTCGTGGGCCAGTTCCTCGTGGCGAGCGGCTACGAGCTCACCTTCGTCGACGTCGACGAACGCGTGGTCTCGGCCCTGAACGAAGCCGGCCGGTTCGTGGTGCACGAGGTCGGCGAGATGCCGGTCGAGCACCTCGTCTACGGGTTCCGTGCGCTCAGCAGCAAGACCGACCGCGAGCGTGTGGTGCAGGCCATCGCCGAGGCCGACGTGGTGACCACCGCCGTGGGCGCACGCACGCTCCCGCTCGTCGCGCCGCTCATCGCCGAAGGGCTCGCGGCACGTCCGCTCGAGCGCGGTGACGTCACGATCGTGGCCTGCGAGAACGCGTTCAACGCGACCGACTCCCTGCACGCCAGCATCCGCCGCGCCCCCATCCTCGAAGACCGCGACATCGCCGCCGTCTTCGCGAACTGCGCGATCGACCGCATCGTCCCGGACCAGTCCGGTGTGCTCGGGCAGTCCGGCGGCCTCGACGTCGTGCTCGAACCGTTCTACGAGTGGGTCATCGAGCGCACCCCGTTCCTCGGCTCCGACGCCGAACCGCCGACGATCGAGGGCGTCACCTGGGTCGACGACCTGCAGCCGTTCGTCGAGCGCAAGCTCTACACGGTCAACACGGCGCACGCCACCGCCGCCTACCACGGCTACGTGCGGGGCATCCGGCTCATCCGCGAAGCACTCGAGGACGACGCCGTCCGCGCCGAGGTCGACGGGGTGCTCGCCGAGACCACCGCACTGCTGATCGCGAAGCACGGCTTCGACCCCGAGGACCACGCGCGCTACGTCGCCGCGAACCTCTCCCGCATCGCGAACCCGCACCTGCCGGACTCCACGGCACGCGTCGGCCGCAACCCGCTCCGCAAGCTCGGCCGTCGTGAACGCTTCGTCGGCCCGGCGTCACAGCTCGCCGAGCGCGGCCTGCCCGTCGAACACCTGCTCGGTGCGGTCCGCGCGGCGCTCGCGTTCGACGACGAGAACGACCCGGAGTCGATCGAGCTGCACGCACTCCTGCGCTCCGGGGCGACCGCGCACGCGCTCACCGAGATCCTCACGGGCCTGATGGAGAGCCACCCGCTCTTCCCGGCCGTCCGTGACGTCGTCGCCGAGGTCCTCGCGACGCAGCCGGCCGACGTCTGA
- the ilvC gene encoding ketol-acid reductoisomerase, whose amino-acid sequence MTDIVYDADADLTLIQGKKVAVIGYGSQGHAHALNLRDSGVEVKIGLQEGSKSRQKAEEAGFEVHTPGDATAWADVVVILAPDQVQRIVYAEDIRPNLKPGATLVFGHGFNIRFGYIEAPEGVDVSLVAPKGPGHTVRREYEAGRGVPVIVAVEVDASGSAWDLAWSYSKAIGGLRSGGIKTTFTEETETDLFGEQAVLCGGTSQLIQYGFETLVEAGYQPQIAYFEVLHELKLIVDLIWEGGLTKQRWSISDTAEFGDYVSGPRVISPDVKENMKAVLADIQNGAFAKRFIEDQDAGAPEFKALRAKGEGHPIEATGRELRALFAWKQNDGDYVDGSAAR is encoded by the coding sequence GTGACTGACATCGTGTACGACGCCGACGCCGACCTGACGCTCATCCAGGGCAAGAAGGTCGCCGTCATCGGCTACGGCTCGCAGGGCCACGCCCACGCCCTCAACCTCCGTGACTCGGGTGTCGAGGTGAAGATCGGCCTGCAGGAGGGCTCGAAGAGCCGGCAGAAGGCCGAAGAGGCGGGCTTCGAGGTCCACACCCCGGGCGACGCCACCGCCTGGGCCGACGTCGTCGTCATCCTCGCGCCGGACCAGGTCCAGCGCATCGTCTACGCCGAGGACATCCGACCGAACCTCAAGCCGGGCGCGACGCTCGTCTTCGGCCACGGCTTCAACATCCGCTTCGGCTACATCGAGGCGCCCGAGGGCGTCGACGTGTCGCTCGTCGCGCCGAAGGGCCCGGGGCACACCGTCCGCCGCGAGTACGAGGCCGGCCGTGGCGTCCCCGTGATCGTCGCCGTCGAGGTCGACGCGTCCGGTTCCGCCTGGGACCTCGCGTGGTCGTACTCCAAGGCCATCGGTGGCCTCCGCTCCGGCGGCATCAAGACGACCTTCACCGAGGAGACCGAGACCGACCTGTTCGGCGAGCAGGCCGTCCTCTGCGGTGGCACCTCGCAGCTCATCCAGTACGGCTTCGAGACCCTGGTCGAGGCGGGCTACCAGCCGCAGATCGCCTACTTCGAGGTCCTGCACGAGCTCAAGCTCATCGTCGACCTCATCTGGGAGGGCGGCCTCACCAAGCAGCGCTGGTCGATCTCCGACACCGCCGAGTTCGGTGACTACGTCTCCGGCCCGCGCGTGATCTCGCCGGACGTCAAGGAGAACATGAAGGCGGTGCTCGCGGACATCCAGAACGGTGCCTTCGCGAAGCGCTTCATCGAGGACCAGGACGCCGGCGCTCCGGAGTTCAAGGCGCTCCGTGCCAAGGGCGAGGGCCACCCGATCGAGGCCACCGGCCGTGAGCTCCGCGCGCTCTTCGCGTGGAAGCAGAACGACGGCGACTACGTGGACGGCTCGGCCGCGCGGTAG